One Pelagicoccus enzymogenes DNA window includes the following coding sequences:
- a CDS encoding sulfotransferase domain-containing protein, producing the protein MGVSGELYKADAPVLVNSVPKSGTYLLQKILGVVDGKRDWGNFLASQPSYSSRVRDGAQMASRASRMVPGELVCGHLHFSKESKEALERLNAVHFLIYRDPRDVAISEAHYLGEMNRWHYMHRTFKPLSESERIALSIRGNESAGGGYPDIGKRYAAFLGWIEDPEVYSVSYERLVSDERALEFRKVFEFLSQKTGQALEIDSLVQRALEAVQPKRSHTFRRGGSGGWRADLDEAAKRDFKAVAGDLLIRLGYEDSTDW; encoded by the coding sequence ATGGGAGTAAGTGGGGAATTATACAAGGCGGATGCTCCGGTTTTGGTGAACTCTGTTCCCAAGAGCGGTACCTATTTGTTGCAAAAGATATTGGGTGTTGTAGACGGCAAACGGGATTGGGGCAATTTCCTGGCTTCGCAACCCTCTTACAGCTCGCGGGTGCGTGATGGCGCTCAAATGGCGTCGCGGGCATCAAGGATGGTCCCGGGCGAGCTTGTTTGCGGCCACTTGCACTTCAGCAAGGAAAGCAAGGAGGCGCTGGAGCGATTGAATGCTGTGCACTTCTTGATATATCGAGATCCTAGAGATGTAGCGATATCTGAGGCTCACTATCTTGGAGAGATGAATCGTTGGCACTATATGCACAGGACGTTCAAGCCCTTGAGCGAAAGCGAGCGAATCGCATTGTCTATCAGGGGGAACGAAAGCGCTGGCGGCGGCTACCCGGACATTGGCAAGCGCTATGCGGCATTCTTAGGTTGGATCGAGGATCCGGAGGTCTATTCGGTTTCCTACGAACGTCTTGTCTCGGATGAACGGGCGCTTGAGTTTCGCAAGGTGTTCGAGTTCCTGTCGCAGAAGACGGGCCAGGCCCTCGAGATCGATAGTCTTGTACAGCGAGCTCTAGAAGCGGTGCAGCCCAAGCGTTCCCACACCTTTCGGCGTGGAGGAAGTGGTGGTTGGAGGGCTGACTTGGATGAGGCGGCCAAACGGGATTTTAAAGCGGTGGCCGGTGACCTGTTGATTAGGCTAGGGTATGAAGACTCAACGGATTGGTGA
- a CDS encoding glycosyltransferase — translation MNSSPSQIRTVCVVWQTMGPYHLARLKAAHDFFKERGIVMIAIETAGSKGSLVKEIKRHETPYVCVRLFPDRVFEDISPLEMDHAVRSTLYRINPDAVATNSYFLPDTRSALRWCRRNGRVAVTMIDSKEDDAKRKPWREYLKSIIVRQYDAALVAGVPHRSYMKKMGIPGKNIFDGLDVVDNDFFAAKAAEARANPKAFEHLPALFDEGEYFLASNRFIPRKNLELLLSAYGAYRERADKPWRLVMLGDGRLRERLEAQVEREGIEGVAFVGMRSIDEVGAYYGYAGAFVHTALVDQWGLVVNEAMATGLPVIVSTGSGCSMDLVDPPKNGYVFESTDGEALMAAMLKVSAAGADRAAMRAESLRIISEWTPSRFASGLYEAVISGGESGPRYLGPVARLVFWLMLKVGKKPAAFASVEA, via the coding sequence ATGAATTCATCTCCCTCACAAATCAGAACGGTTTGCGTCGTCTGGCAGACGATGGGGCCTTATCACCTCGCCAGGCTGAAGGCAGCCCACGACTTTTTTAAGGAACGTGGCATCGTAATGATCGCTATCGAGACCGCAGGGAGCAAGGGCTCCCTGGTCAAGGAGATCAAGCGTCACGAGACCCCCTATGTGTGCGTGCGCTTGTTTCCGGATCGAGTTTTCGAGGATATTAGCCCGCTTGAAATGGATCATGCGGTTCGTTCGACCTTGTACCGAATTAACCCTGATGCTGTGGCCACCAACAGCTATTTTTTGCCGGATACTCGATCGGCGCTACGGTGGTGCCGAAGGAACGGTCGCGTGGCTGTAACCATGATCGACAGCAAGGAGGACGATGCGAAACGGAAGCCGTGGAGGGAGTACTTAAAGTCAATCATCGTGAGGCAATACGATGCCGCTTTGGTCGCTGGGGTGCCGCATCGTTCCTACATGAAGAAAATGGGGATCCCGGGTAAGAATATCTTTGATGGTCTCGATGTGGTTGATAACGACTTCTTCGCCGCCAAGGCGGCGGAGGCTCGGGCGAATCCCAAAGCGTTTGAGCACTTGCCTGCGCTGTTCGATGAAGGGGAATACTTCCTAGCCTCGAATCGTTTTATTCCACGCAAGAACTTGGAACTCCTGCTGTCTGCCTACGGGGCGTATCGAGAGAGAGCGGACAAGCCGTGGAGGCTTGTGATGTTGGGAGATGGGCGTTTGCGAGAGCGCTTGGAAGCGCAGGTCGAGAGGGAGGGCATTGAAGGGGTGGCCTTCGTTGGGATGAGATCGATCGATGAAGTTGGGGCCTACTATGGCTATGCCGGAGCCTTTGTGCATACCGCTTTGGTAGACCAATGGGGCTTGGTCGTAAACGAAGCCATGGCGACGGGCCTGCCAGTGATCGTCTCGACGGGATCGGGGTGCTCTATGGATTTGGTAGATCCTCCAAAAAATGGATACGTATTCGAGTCGACCGACGGGGAGGCATTGATGGCGGCCATGCTGAAGGTCTCCGCTGCCGGGGCGGATCGGGCAGCGATGCGCGCGGAATCCTTGAGAATTATCTCGGAATGGACGCCGTCGCGGTTCGCAAGTGGCTTGTATGAAGCTGTGATAAGTGGGGGCGAGTCGGGGCCTCGCTATTTGGGGCCTGTGGCTCGACTGGTATTCTGGCTAATGCTTAAGGTGGGTAAGAAGCCAGCGGCGTTTGCATCGGTCGAAGCCTAG
- a CDS encoding VPDSG-CTERM sorting domain-containing protein — translation MKTKIVSLLSAAALFATSASAISVDVELALVIDVSSSISNTEWQIQKDGYEAAFRNPALQDLIANTPSGVAVSYIVFGTNQQTRVPWTHLTDAASATAFADSIAALSRLTSGIGGLTEIAGAITFASNSIASNDYEGTRKIIDISGDGKDNRQPVNGGFRTVQQSDANKDARFAITGQKTADAAQDAIDSGIDQINGLPIITPEVDNADLQIWYETYVLAGVSPMIFPANDFDDLAVTILEKITTEIDDPDPVPDTGATAALLGFGLLVLGAIRRRIKH, via the coding sequence GTGAAAACCAAAATCGTTTCCCTCCTGAGTGCCGCAGCACTTTTTGCAACTTCCGCTAGCGCTATCAGCGTTGACGTAGAGCTAGCGCTCGTAATTGACGTTTCCAGTAGTATATCAAACACAGAATGGCAGATTCAGAAAGACGGCTACGAGGCCGCTTTCCGCAATCCAGCCTTGCAGGATCTCATAGCGAACACCCCAAGCGGCGTCGCTGTGTCATACATCGTTTTTGGGACCAATCAGCAAACCAGAGTGCCCTGGACCCATCTCACCGATGCAGCCAGCGCCACCGCTTTCGCTGACTCCATCGCCGCGCTCTCGCGCCTGACGTCAGGCATCGGCGGGCTAACGGAAATTGCGGGCGCTATAACCTTTGCCAGCAACTCGATCGCTAGTAACGACTACGAAGGGACTCGCAAAATAATCGACATCTCCGGCGACGGTAAAGACAACCGCCAACCCGTAAACGGCGGCTTCCGTACGGTTCAACAATCCGACGCAAATAAAGATGCCAGATTCGCTATAACCGGGCAAAAGACCGCAGACGCTGCACAAGATGCGATCGACTCAGGCATCGACCAAATCAACGGACTTCCCATCATCACCCCAGAAGTCGACAATGCGGACTTACAAATCTGGTACGAGACATACGTCCTGGCCGGAGTAAGCCCCATGATCTTCCCGGCAAACGACTTCGACGACCTCGCAGTTACCATTCTGGAAAAAATCACTACGGAAATCGACGACCCCGACCCCGTACCCGACACAGGCGCCACAGCCGCCTTGCTCGGCTTTGGACTTCTGGTACTCGGCGCAATCCGTCGCAGGATCAAACACTAG
- a CDS encoding glycosyltransferase family 4 protein — protein MRIMVHDYAGHPFVVSLSQELASRGHEVTHSFASDLLTPRGVLKRSDGDPETLRFREIRMNPNYRRDKYKFVRRRRYECEYGRELEKAIAEIKPDVVLSGQTPSEPQLVAAKACRRMQIAFVTWVQDFYSIAVRKLASKKSSVLGFLAGSYYTRIDRRFFSYSDHIVSISDDFIPILKQYGVPESKVTTIENWGALAGIPLRDKDNPWSRRMGLSDSRVLMYSGTLAMKHNPEPLLDLAKQLEADVSAKIVVIAEGPGADYLSSEVSKRGVGNIIIMPFQPFEDLPDILGTANVFLAMLEPEAGIFSVPSKVLSYLCAGKPTVAAMPEENLSARILVKQGAGIVVPPGDSERFVAAAMELLKDDDRRISMGRKAREYAESRFEIGGVCDRFEAVFRIVSFERSLKGSAPQREAAVLK, from the coding sequence ATGAGGATAATGGTACACGACTATGCAGGGCACCCGTTTGTGGTAAGCCTAAGTCAGGAGCTGGCAAGTCGAGGACACGAGGTGACGCACAGCTTCGCGAGTGACCTGCTCACGCCTCGTGGCGTTTTAAAAAGATCGGATGGCGATCCGGAAACGCTTCGTTTTCGAGAGATTCGGATGAATCCTAATTATCGACGCGACAAGTATAAGTTCGTGCGTCGCCGTCGCTACGAATGCGAGTATGGACGAGAGCTGGAGAAGGCGATCGCAGAAATCAAACCTGATGTTGTTTTAAGCGGGCAAACACCGTCTGAACCGCAACTGGTGGCGGCCAAGGCGTGTCGCCGCATGCAAATCGCCTTCGTTACCTGGGTGCAGGATTTCTATTCGATCGCTGTCAGGAAATTGGCTTCCAAGAAATCGAGTGTGCTCGGCTTCTTGGCTGGCAGCTACTACACGCGTATCGACAGGCGTTTTTTCTCCTACAGCGATCATATCGTATCCATAAGCGATGACTTTATTCCGATACTGAAGCAGTATGGAGTGCCGGAGAGTAAGGTTACCACGATTGAGAATTGGGGCGCGTTGGCGGGCATTCCCTTGCGCGATAAGGATAATCCTTGGTCGAGGCGAATGGGGCTTTCGGACAGTCGTGTATTGATGTACAGCGGGACCTTGGCAATGAAGCATAATCCAGAGCCGCTTCTTGATTTAGCCAAGCAGCTCGAAGCTGACGTTTCAGCCAAGATCGTGGTAATCGCCGAAGGGCCAGGGGCGGATTACTTGAGTTCGGAAGTAAGCAAGAGAGGTGTTGGCAATATCATCATCATGCCTTTTCAGCCATTCGAGGACTTGCCTGATATTCTGGGGACGGCGAACGTGTTTCTCGCGATGTTGGAACCCGAGGCAGGCATATTTTCGGTGCCGTCGAAAGTGCTCTCCTATCTTTGCGCGGGTAAGCCTACTGTTGCCGCAATGCCAGAAGAAAACCTTAGCGCTCGCATTCTGGTGAAGCAGGGGGCGGGGATCGTCGTTCCTCCAGGGGATAGCGAACGCTTTGTGGCTGCGGCTATGGAATTGCTCAAGGATGACGATCGCCGAATCTCCATGGGGCGAAAGGCTCGGGAGTATGCGGAAAGTCGATTTGAAATTGGAGGTGTTTGCGATCGATTCGAAGCTGTTTTTCGGATTGTTTCTTTCGAACGTTCCTTAAAGGGAAGCGCGCCGCAGCGTGAAGCCGCTGTATTGAAATAA
- a CDS encoding putative nucleotide-diphospho-sugar transferase yields MSKEVEKGGETASRKRGVIYVVAGSRSYMGELVSSLSSLRRHEPDLPVVVYTNFSVPAKFKVEVQALDDYDNPHKHKVSSIRRSPFEETLFLDTDTEIRGSLAPLFSELEGKDFCAANAHEADYLVRPPRFIAMIKEATFNTGVLLYRKSEASERFLEKWERAVVSHDSSQMWAGHYGDQYFFNDLIAKGACEECGLRWGTVENWRWNLRSIAKPQVISEGKWAEVSIMHERTNGMKIRKLMFALTDYATIRVMLEKAWRQTRKLLTGKVEGERPLP; encoded by the coding sequence ATGTCGAAAGAAGTTGAAAAGGGCGGAGAAACCGCTTCCAGGAAAAGAGGCGTAATATACGTTGTTGCAGGCAGTCGTAGTTATATGGGAGAGCTTGTGAGCTCGCTGAGCAGCCTGCGCCGCCACGAGCCAGACTTGCCGGTCGTTGTTTATACTAATTTCTCGGTTCCGGCCAAATTTAAGGTCGAGGTTCAAGCCTTGGACGACTACGATAATCCGCATAAGCATAAGGTCTCGTCCATCAGGCGGTCCCCGTTTGAGGAAACTTTGTTTTTAGATACGGATACAGAGATAAGAGGTTCTTTGGCTCCTTTGTTTTCAGAGCTTGAGGGGAAAGACTTTTGCGCCGCCAACGCTCATGAGGCAGACTATTTGGTCCGCCCTCCTCGGTTCATTGCCATGATAAAGGAAGCGACTTTCAATACGGGTGTTCTGCTTTATCGGAAGTCTGAGGCGAGCGAACGTTTTCTGGAAAAATGGGAGCGCGCAGTAGTGAGTCATGACTCGAGCCAGATGTGGGCTGGGCATTACGGCGACCAGTACTTTTTTAACGACCTGATCGCCAAGGGAGCTTGCGAAGAATGCGGCTTGCGTTGGGGAACGGTTGAGAATTGGCGTTGGAATCTGAGAAGTATCGCCAAGCCGCAAGTGATATCGGAAGGAAAGTGGGCCGAAGTTAGCATCATGCATGAACGGACGAATGGCATGAAGATACGCAAGTTGATGTTTGCCCTCACTGACTATGCAACCATTCGGGTGATGTTGGAGAAAGCCTGGCGTCAAACGAGAAAGCTCCTTACTGGAAAGGTCGAGGGCGAGCGTCCTTTGCCATGA
- a CDS encoding O-antigen ligase family protein, producing MEDNSSEPASKFSFGGWLLGGMVAYGMFGQLAAVLASAGLGVSSRLVTVPSRALLLGMALASLIVLLFRPGRAVLSSALIAYGLFWLAFGSRILMEAATRVDVVVETGRFTLQFIVTMTLGGVLIPSLAVILNGCWEKHRFIRNTSFFLALGSGITTVIFYGNRFTNFENRMSAGDTEGGVQTINSIPIGYLGASLVIFAAYYVVCLRQRGFWRWIPTIVAGGLGLFLLVGSASRGPILGAAVTLLFFFAAQARRLDFRGVSFLLVGGIVGVTGLVMLAQFTGSAVINRIMGIGYAVATNSEGAARVNLYEMAAEEIAASPIVGSSLTLRADDGTDMYPHNLFIESMLATGLAGTIPLTYVLFYAFKCAWTILLNRAELGWVSLLFMLYFMYQMVGGAIYSSGQFWIGTATVISCGTWIRRNNYELPD from the coding sequence TTGGAAGATAACTCCAGCGAACCGGCGAGCAAATTTAGTTTCGGCGGTTGGTTGCTTGGGGGCATGGTGGCCTATGGCATGTTCGGCCAATTGGCGGCGGTGCTCGCGTCTGCGGGATTGGGGGTTAGTTCTCGACTGGTCACCGTGCCTTCTCGCGCTCTCTTGCTGGGAATGGCTTTGGCGTCGTTGATCGTTCTGCTCTTCCGCCCCGGTCGAGCGGTTTTGAGCAGTGCCTTGATTGCGTATGGGCTTTTCTGGCTTGCGTTTGGTTCTCGCATTTTGATGGAAGCGGCGACTCGAGTTGATGTGGTGGTGGAGACGGGGCGATTCACATTGCAGTTCATTGTCACCATGACTTTGGGAGGGGTGCTTATTCCATCGCTTGCGGTTATCCTGAATGGGTGCTGGGAGAAGCATCGCTTTATCAGGAATACCAGTTTCTTTCTCGCTTTGGGGTCGGGGATCACGACCGTGATTTTTTACGGTAATCGTTTTACCAATTTCGAGAACCGCATGTCTGCGGGTGACACCGAAGGAGGCGTGCAAACGATCAATTCGATACCGATTGGATACTTGGGCGCTTCTCTGGTGATTTTCGCGGCATATTATGTCGTTTGCCTGAGGCAGCGAGGGTTTTGGCGCTGGATTCCGACTATCGTTGCGGGTGGTTTGGGTCTCTTTTTGTTGGTCGGGAGCGCCTCCCGCGGTCCAATCTTGGGTGCGGCAGTGACCTTGTTGTTTTTCTTCGCGGCTCAGGCGAGACGGTTGGATTTTAGGGGAGTGAGCTTCCTGCTGGTTGGCGGAATTGTCGGTGTGACTGGATTGGTGATGCTCGCTCAGTTCACCGGCAGTGCGGTTATTAATCGTATTATGGGCATTGGATACGCTGTCGCGACCAATAGCGAGGGAGCTGCGCGTGTCAATTTGTACGAGATGGCTGCAGAGGAAATTGCAGCGTCGCCGATAGTGGGAAGTAGCCTTACCTTGCGTGCTGATGATGGTACGGACATGTACCCTCACAACTTATTTATCGAATCGATGCTAGCTACTGGTTTGGCGGGAACGATTCCGTTAACCTATGTGCTTTTCTATGCCTTCAAGTGCGCATGGACGATATTGTTGAATCGCGCTGAACTGGGGTGGGTGTCACTTTTGTTCATGCTTTATTTTATGTACCAGATGGTGGGTGGAGCGATTTATTCGAGTGGCCAGTTTTGGATTGGAACGGCTACTGTGATATCTTGCGGGACTTGGATACGGCGGAACAACTATGAACTTCCAGACTAG
- a CDS encoding glycosyltransferase, with the protein MKVESAPDIAVVIATYAPNELLERTLETLSACEIPDTLRRVIIAENGPEEVGREIAKKFVDRLPVEHHFFPNAKKCGALNKSLDLLGDELIVYFDDDVRISRGTLKAYAKAAEGMSKGAFFGGQCCVDYDEPPEDWIVKFLPAAAVGWAPSSGFTEMKESGALGFNWAAFASDLRAAGGYDERCGPGTAANSDEMNIQNEMLRKGVKGYYLPEALVWHYVPRSRSSVAWLLDYKRKDGMGKGIAAADEGGLFCLKQKYGSWAKLQLCRLLLMVPSGILSRDLRFHSQIKVQRLEGKLEGIRLVEGGMKKRAVPPNVDKALAD; encoded by the coding sequence ATGAAAGTGGAGTCTGCGCCTGATATAGCAGTGGTTATTGCAACCTATGCCCCCAATGAATTGCTCGAGCGCACTTTGGAAACCCTTTCCGCGTGCGAGATTCCTGATACACTCAGGCGAGTGATTATCGCCGAGAATGGACCCGAGGAGGTGGGGCGCGAGATTGCTAAGAAGTTTGTCGATCGGTTGCCGGTCGAACATCATTTCTTCCCGAACGCCAAGAAGTGTGGCGCCTTGAACAAGTCGCTCGATTTGTTGGGTGATGAGTTGATCGTCTATTTTGACGATGACGTAAGAATAAGCAGAGGCACCTTGAAGGCTTACGCGAAAGCGGCGGAGGGAATGAGCAAGGGCGCCTTTTTTGGAGGCCAGTGTTGTGTTGACTACGATGAACCTCCAGAAGATTGGATTGTTAAGTTTCTCCCGGCTGCCGCCGTCGGATGGGCTCCATCGAGCGGTTTCACAGAGATGAAGGAATCCGGCGCTTTGGGTTTCAATTGGGCAGCGTTCGCTAGCGATTTGCGAGCTGCGGGCGGTTACGATGAGCGTTGCGGCCCCGGTACGGCTGCGAATTCTGACGAGATGAACATCCAGAACGAGATGTTGAGGAAAGGCGTGAAGGGGTACTACTTGCCGGAGGCGCTGGTTTGGCATTACGTTCCGCGGTCGCGGAGCTCGGTCGCATGGTTGCTCGACTACAAGCGAAAAGATGGGATGGGAAAGGGGATCGCAGCCGCGGACGAAGGCGGGCTGTTCTGCTTGAAGCAGAAGTATGGCAGTTGGGCGAAGCTGCAGCTCTGTCGGCTATTGCTCATGGTTCCCTCTGGGATCTTGTCGCGTGATCTGCGATTCCACAGCCAGATCAAGGTACAGAGATTGGAAGGAAAGCTTGAGGGGATTCGACTTGTCGAAGGGGGAATGAAGAAGCGGGCTGTGCCTCCGAATGTGGATAAGGCCTTAGCTGATTAG
- a CDS encoding carbohydrate binding domain-containing protein has product MYPHAGFLFSSPDDGLADEYESALPVSFPYFGVGASEGNPPELSLSADTGAGAAFGLGSEYVYLPRGYVSKERFSGSSTYKGASIESLRIDPGIYTTALPNDIVVLIVSSHPSATDPGSVPDGDSDSGAGGESDPDPLPNAVDNGAFESTLSPWKFYTNGKGDASIVSPGFDGSASAALVVVSATGSNTQLFQNGLSLEPNTEYSLSFAAYSNSGRNVRVSLGKHSSPYTNYGLNRVVVDLTTGWKVHTLTFTTGNFSSSVSDGRLFFWFASDARSGDRYFIDEVTLSPKSL; this is encoded by the coding sequence ATGTATCCTCATGCGGGCTTCCTGTTCAGTTCGCCAGACGATGGGCTAGCGGACGAATATGAGTCTGCCCTGCCGGTGAGCTTTCCCTACTTTGGGGTTGGCGCGTCCGAGGGGAATCCCCCCGAATTGTCTCTGTCTGCTGATACTGGCGCAGGGGCGGCATTTGGCCTAGGTTCGGAGTACGTGTACCTGCCTCGAGGGTACGTTTCTAAAGAGCGTTTTTCAGGTTCCTCCACTTACAAGGGTGCTTCAATCGAGTCGCTTCGAATCGATCCCGGTATTTACACCACGGCTCTGCCTAACGATATCGTAGTGCTGATAGTCAGTTCGCACCCATCTGCGACGGATCCTGGTTCTGTTCCAGATGGCGATTCTGATTCTGGCGCGGGTGGAGAATCGGATCCCGACCCCTTGCCGAACGCGGTCGACAACGGCGCTTTCGAATCGACTCTGTCGCCATGGAAATTTTATACGAATGGAAAGGGGGATGCCTCGATCGTGTCGCCGGGCTTTGACGGCTCCGCGAGCGCCGCTCTGGTGGTCGTAAGCGCCACTGGATCGAATACGCAGCTCTTCCAAAATGGACTTAGCTTGGAACCGAACACGGAATATAGCTTGTCGTTCGCAGCCTATTCGAATTCTGGGCGCAATGTTCGTGTCTCTCTAGGCAAGCATAGCAGTCCTTACACGAACTATGGCTTGAACAGGGTGGTTGTGGATTTAACCACTGGCTGGAAGGTTCATACTCTGACTTTCACGACAGGAAACTTCAGCTCGAGCGTCAGCGATGGGAGGTTGTTTTTCTGGTTCGCTAGCGACGCGAGATCGGGCGACCGGTATTTCATCGATGAGGTGACCCTCTCGCCTAAAAGCTTGTGA